The Oscillatoria acuminata PCC 6304 genomic interval TGGCGCAGTCCCAAGGTATGACCGACTTCGTGGGCAGTGAGGAATGTTAGATACTGATTGATATAGTTTGTCATTTCCTCCCCACTGGGAAAGGCATTATGAAGCATGGACAAACCCATTGCCCCGATCGCCAACTGTTGGGGCGCTTCCATGCCATAGCAGAGGTCGTATCTTTCCATCATCTTGCGGACGAAGCTGTGCACCTGGGGCGGTTGTTGGACTGAGGGACCTGAATTCCCCATCATCCCTTCACTGTTACCCATGCCGGAGTTGCTACTCATTCCGGGGAAGCAGGGAGTCCCCTGTAACATTTTGCCCAAGAAGGTCATTTCTGAGGCATTGGGTTGTTGTTGAACCAGGGTGCGATATTCATTTTTGATACTTCGCACGATATTCCCATCAATGAGAATATCCGCATCTAAAATTTCCCCGGTGAGGGGGTTGACGCGAGAGGGTCCGACTCCGGCAAACCAGGATTCAAAGGAACTGGACCAGCGAATAGTGTTGTAGCGCACATCTGACGGATCCCACTCCGCATTATCGGGCATCTGTCGGGCTTCGATCGCATTACTAAACCCAGCTTTCTCGAATGCCTGATTCCAGACTTCGATGCCTTCGCGCAGGGCATCCCGATATTCTACCGGAACGTTGTTTTCAATCCAGAAAACAATCGGCTGTTTCGGGGGAGAAAGTGGGGCATCGGGGTTTTCTTTTTCCAAATGCCAGCGGTTAATATAACGCTGGAAGGGTTCTCTACTGCGATCGTTGGACAAATCTTGATAGGCGGTGATAAAATACCCAACTCGGTTATCCGCTAATCGGGGACGAAAGCCATTGTTAACCGGCAGTGCGGAGAGGCTATAATTCACGTTTAGGGAAAACCCCCGACTATCGGGTAAACTCTGGACAGTGGAGAATAAATCATCCCCACCACTGAATCCATAGACGGACTCAATTTCCACATTAGAGGGGAAGGTTTGAACTCGCCCAAAATAGGATTTGTCGCTATCTCTGGAATAGGCTGTCCCTAATAACCAAGGTAAAATTGAGGTTAATCCGGTGATATCTTGACGATCAATCAGGAGTTTATTGAGGTCAATCAGCAGGCTTTCCCGGTCGGGATGAATGCTTTCGATGGGTAAAGAAGCTAGAACGGAATCACTAAAAGAGCGGTTTAGCGATCGCTCAACCGGGTCTCCAGGACTGGCCCGAAAATAAACATTCCTCACCCCAAAATGGATGTTTTTATTCACCCGCTTAAAGAAAAAGAGAAAATCCTGGAGGGGCATTCCCCTAAACAATCCCCCTTCTCCAATGCCGGATGCTAGGGTCATCACGGCTAAGAAGTTTGTGTCGAGTTGTTCCGGCTGAATCTCTAGGTAAACTTTGCCGGTTTTCTTATTATGGTAAAGGGTGAAGAGTCCTGGGAGGTTTTCAGCATCTTTCACCACTTCATCAAATTTTTGCAGGGAATCGCTGTCGTCTTCCTCACTCTCCTCGCTGTTTTCGGCGTCCTCGTTGTCACCGTTTTTATCTTCCCACTCATCGGGTGTGGGAACGGGTATGTTTTGGCTGTAATATCTCGGTTCCGGCATTTGGCTATTTGCCTGACCCGAAAACAGTCCGAAGGTTACCGGCAAGATGAAAAAAGCCAAAAACAAAATCAATAATCGCTTGGCTTTTGACATTTTATGCTTCCCGTTTGACTGGAAGTCCAGGGAAAAAAATGTCTTGAGACTCTGGCTAATTTTCACGAAGAACCGCTTTAGGAAATTCCTCTGGGACGCGAATTTTCTCATCAGACGATGCATTAATATTTAGGGTGTGTGTGTTGAGTGGCGACTACATTCACAGCGGGAATGGTTGACCAGTGGAATGCTACTCAGGACAATTGTGCATAAACTGTTATGTTCCGGGCTAACATGAACTCCCTTCTCTTTAATTGACATCAGCACCAAGAGTGCCAATCAATACTGACGGATCGATATCGATGGGCTGGTATGTTCCAAAGTAAGTGGTGCTTCATTATTCTAGAGTAACGGTTTCGCCTCAAAATGGCGAGAGATTGAGGCCACGAACACTTCTTTCAACGCTCATGGCGACTGCCCTTCCCATTGCCCTCTGCCACCCCGACGATTCCCGGGGAGAGGACTGCCATCGCCACCCCAGATCCCAACTGCTGCATCCGTTTTCCTTCTTCCTTCCGCAAAATCAGGGTCTTCTATCCGGGATGAGTTTCATTCGGGCAAACAACCGAGGGGCAATCTTCCCTGGAAAAGCCCCATTCCATAATTATCCAACTGCTGCAACATGAGCAACATCCCCCTGAACTGGACTAAATTTCTCTCCCTGTATCACCACCGGAAGCACCCCTAATTTTTATCTCGCAAAAACCCCAGGCTTTCTAACTCATTCAACCTGCTGCATTATGATTTTAAGGTGAGATTTTAGCCGTGAATTTGCTGCCTATAATCTTATGATTATACCCGATTTGACGGTTTTTGCTGTCAGTTTTATTGTTAAGAATTTTTAAAGCCCAGGAAGGTACAGCCTCATCATAACGGTAAAAAGAGCCACAGATTTAGGATGACTATCCGGGCTGACATCAGACTGTTCCCCTTAAATTTGAAGAGAATACCCCAGAATCCTGGCAAGTTTAGGTTTTGGACTAATAGCCGGATTCCATCCCCTCCAGAACGACTTGTGGTCCTCTCCCCTGGATCTTGGGAAGAGGACCGGAAGTAGCCCTAGTCTAAAGGATGAATTACTCTATCCGTTCTATCGGGGGCGGAGTCTGAGAATCCCTCCCCAGGCCCTCATTGCGATCGCTGGGCATAGGCGGTGCAGAAGTGGCCGGGAGGTCGGTTGGGGTCGCGGTGGGTTCCGTGGGGGAGACGGGCGGATTTACCGATTCGGTGGGGGTTTCTTGGGGGAAGGGCGTAGGAGTAGAACTGCGATCGCCCGCCACCGGACTCGGTTCCCGGACTTGCACCGGAGGCGGATTCAGAATGGTTTCCCATGCCTCAACTTCTTGCCGTGCCTGATTATACAGATTGGAATAAAATGGAATCATCCGAGCCAGTTCGATCGCCTGGGGAAGATTCTCCAAAGACCGTTGTTGGGCCAAGGCCAAAATCCGTTGACTCCAGTCTTGAATTGCTGCATCCGCGCTAAAGCGTAAATTAGACTTAGAAGAGACTTGATTGGCCAAATCCATTGCCTGAATCAACCGTTCGGGGCTTTGAGCAACATCTCCAAGCTGATAGGCGCGGTCCAGGAGTTGGCGATCGCGACCTTCCTGCTGCCAGGTTTGAATCGCAGACTGGGCCTCACTGTACAGCAACCGCCCGGGACGAATGCCTTGGGCGGTGGCGATCGCCCCAGTGATATTTCCCCATTGCGCCAAATTCCAGGCGCGGTCTAAGATAGGCTGGTCTTCAAGTCGTTGAATTTCCTGATTCCACCCTTGAATTTTGTCCTGGGCCTCGGTGTACAAAGCCCGCCCTGAACCGACATTTCTAGCCGTATCGATCGCCGCTTGCAACGAAGCGCGATCGCGGTAACTAGCCAGTTGTTCAGCCTGTCGCAGATAGGGCCGGTCTTCGGTCTCCTCAATCTGACTTTGCCAATCATTAATTTCTTCCTGCGCTCGATCCCAGACCAGATTGGTGCGACTGACCAGTTGAGCTTGGGCGATCGCCGAGCGCAAATTGTTCACATTCCCCGCCATCGCCAGATTCCGGGCCTGTTCTAGGTAGGCCACATCTTTGATGCTATCCTGCCACTGAGAGATTAATCGTTTGGCTTCCAGGTGCCCAGGGCGATCGGGGCCAATCACTTGGGCTTTGGCGATCGCATCTTCCAAAGAACGGACCGTTACCCGAGTAGCAATGGATCGGGCCCGAGTCAGTTCGATGAAATCCTCTGCCTCTTTTTTAATCGAACTATTACCCGGAACTTGACGAGCAATGTAAATTGCATCTTCCCACTTCTGGTCATCCCCATTTTTGCGGGCTAATGCCAGGATTTGCTTGGAAAAGTCAGTGGCTAAAGACCGAGATTTTTTATATAACTTGCTCTGAGGTTCAATTTTATCGACCAGGGCGATCGCTTCGGTGATATTTTTGAGTTCTCCTTGTTCCGCTAAACTGCGGGCTTTTGCCAAGGTTTGACCGTCTTGCTGAGTCACCCGAATCAGTTCATTGAGGCTATCATAACGAACTGTTTCCCAGTAAGTATTTTCCACGGAAAGCAGTTGTCGCATATAGCCCAGAGCTTGGTTCCAGTTTTCCTTTTCTAACTCTGACTCAGCATTTTTATAAAGCTTTTCCGCCTCATTCCAGATGGACTGCCAGCGAGTAATGCGCTCTTGGACTAAACCGGCAGCGGTCGTATTGCTGGGAATCTGACGGGCGGCGGCGATCGCTTGGGTGATCTGGCCTTCCTGAAATATTTTCTCAGCCAAGTCCAGCAGTTGTCCTGCCCATTTTTCAATCTGACGATTGATTTCCGGACGCAGGGGGTGGTCTTCAGGAAGTTGATGCACCTGAGCGATCGCCCGCAACAACCCCTCGACCGTTTGATCCCTCGCCGCTTGTTGAGCACAGTACAAATGCTCCGAAGCCGAAGTCCAGGTACTCTCTTCACAAGTGGGCGTCGCCGGAAGGCGCAATAATATCAGTAATGCTGTTCCCCCCAGTCCTCCTGTCAACAGAAAGGTGACCAGCGCCCAGAGTTGCCAATTTGTTAACCATTTCAGCCACCCATGCAGACGGCGATTGGAGGACCTACTATCTCGAATCTGTGGATTTAACATGAGGTCAGCCTTCTTACTCTGTCCAAAGTGCTTCTGATTCCCAGACCCCGGGCGATCGGTTGCTCCTCCTGTGGAAAATACATCCGATCTCGAAGAGGGCAGGTGCAGACCCGAACCCTGCTGCGAACCCGCCCCAGCAGCACTCCTGCCGAACCCAGACAGGGACGATGCAGGCATTTTCGCCGACGAGTCCGGTTGTCCCGACTCCGACGGCTGGGCGTTAGGCCACTGCTCTGGAAATTTGCGATCTTTAGTCATAGCCCACCCGAAAACACTCTTGCATCAGTCTTAACTTGGCTGTTTTAGAAAGACAGGTTTTACGATTCGGCCACAGTTCCACAACCTAAGTATTAGGTTCGATAAAAGCCGGTTATATGTTCCTCAATCTAGCACCAAGAATTGTTTAGGTTAAGAGTGCTAGAGCTTTTTTGGCAACGCCGTTCGCTTATTGACCGTTTCCTTCTAGGCGGATCTACATCTGCACCCACCGCCTTTCCGGTTTTCTCTATCCTTCTTGTCCCTTCTTGTCCTTGATCATCTGTAGATTAGGAGCATCCAGATACTTTAACGCAATCGATCAAATCCTGGAAAACAGCTTATTCCAAGTTTTGAGAGTTAGCGCATCCAACAAGCCAGGACAATCAATTCTACCGTTGAGTGGTCAATCCGATTGATTGCTTCTTATCTTCTCATGTTATTTTCAGTTGCGATCCCCACTTTTAAAAAAACTTCTACCTAGGACTGCACGCCCTAGCGGTTCAAAACCCAGTTTTTGTACAAAATTTACACCAATTAGCAGCAAATCTGGCCTGTAAATCCGGTTTCTCACGGTTACTGGACCCCCATAGTCGCCATGAGTTTGATAGATAGGGGTCCAGTAATAGTTAGGCGATCGCCTCCATCAAGACTCCGCTTGCAAAGTCCCAATCAGTTCCGTGAGTTGATCGCGACTGGCGGTGTAAACTTCCCCACAGAAGTGACAAATCGCCTCAGCACCATCGTCTTTCTCAATCATGTCCAGCAGTTCTTCTTCCCCCAGCAACTTCAACGCCCCTAACATCCGTTGATGAGAGCATCCGCAGTGGAAGCGCACCAGTTGTCTCTCCGGTAAAATATTCAATCCCATATCTCCAAGCAGTTGCTCGAAAATATCCGGCAGAGTCTTACCCGCTTGTAATAACGGTGTAAAACCCGACAAACTGGCAACCCGCGATTCCAACAACGCCACAAGTTCATCATCGGTTGCTGCTTTCGGCATCACCTGCAACAAAATTCCCCCGGATGCTTGCACCCCTGCTGCCTCTACAAATACCCCCACCACTAGGGCCGAAGGCGTCTGCTCTGAAGTCACCAGATAATGAGCAATATCATCCCCGATTTCACCAGAAACCAGTTCTACGGTACTGGAATAGGGGTAACCATATCCCACATCTCGGACGATGTAGAGATAGCCATCATTCCCGACAGCCCCCCCCACATCCAGTTTTCCGATCGCATTCGGTGGCAATTCTATCTCCGGATTCTCCACATACCCGCGCACGGTTCCATCTAATCCCGCATCCACGAGAATGCCGCCTAATGGTCCATTGCCTTTAACCCGAATATTCACTCGCGATCCCGGTCGCTTCATACTGGAAGCCAGGAGTAACCCCGACGATAGCGTCCGTCCTAGGGCTGCTGTTGCCACATAGGAGAGACCATGCCGCTGACGCGCCTCTTCCGTCAACCGCGTCGTAATTACCCCAACTGCTCTAATCCCTCCATCGGCTGCTGTTGCTCTAATCAGTTGATCTACCATGCCAAAACCTTACAATTCTTAACAAGTCATCTAAACTTTATTGTAAAAGGGAGATGGGGGGGATGGGGGAGATAGGGGGATGGGGGAGATGGGGGAGATAGGGGGCTTACAAGAGTAAGTTTTTTAGTTCCGGTCCCCTCCCCTTGGCAAGGTCCGGGTTAGGGTGGGGTCCTCATTGATGCGCGATTCCCTACGGGAGAGCTTCCGCTTACCGCAAGTCAAGAGGAATGAGTGGGTGGAGACTAATAGTACAGGCGCGATCAGTGAAGAAAGAGGTTTGAACAGTCTCTATACAGGTGCTTAAATTGTTAAGAGTGACGCGCAAGTGGCGATCAACCAAGAACCCCACCCTAACCCTCCCCTTGCCAAGGGGAGGGGACCGGAAGTGCTCTTAAGCGTTAAAAAACTACTTTTGTAAGCCCCCCATCTCCCCCATCTCCCCCATCCTCCCTATCTCCCCCATCTCCCCAGTGACTCCCCTGCTGTAAAATAATCAAAGTTTAATAACAGTGAGCGATCGCCACTCCGGTTGGATTTTCGATGGCTTGAGTTGGCAATCGCCTGGTACCTGATATTTGAAAGCGGTGGGCATGAGTAGCATTATCAAAGTCACAGATACTGAGTTTGGAACCGAAGTAGAACAAGCAACAACCCCAGTATTGGCCTATTTTTGGGCCAGTTGGTGTGGGCCTTGCCGATTGGTCTCCCCCTATATAGACTGGGCCGCATCAGAATATGGCGATCGCCTCAAAGTCCTTAAGCTCGAAGTCGATCCCAATCCTGAATCAGTGAAAAAGTGCGGCGTTGAAGGAGTACCGGCAATCCGCGTCTTTAAAGATGGGGCGATCGTAGAATCCTTTGAGGGAGCCATTACCAAACAGGCATTAGCCACCCTGATCGACGCCCATCTCTAAAAACCCACTGGGACTCCCTAACCGGACCTGCTTAATGATGACAGCCTGCGTAGGCAGGCTTTGTCCGCTTTCCGCCCCACCCTTGAGGGTGCGGGTTTAGCAGACCCAGGTAAACCGGATTCCGGATCAGTTGCACTCCATCAGCTTCTCACCCGTTAACCATCATGCAGTTTGCTAACCGTCTAGAACCCCTGCGTTCCAATGTCTTTGCAGATATGGATAATGCTAAAGCTAAGGCTAAAGCCGCAGGATTGAAGGTCATTGATTTATCATTAGGGTCCTCAGACCTACCCCCAGCACCCCATATTATTGAGGCGATCGCCTCATCTTTACCCGATCGCAACTCTCACGGATACGTCCTCTTTCACCGCACCCAAGCCTTTCGCGAAGCTGCCGCCCGGTGGTACCACCAGCGCTATGGCATTGCAGTAGACCCCCAAACTGAAGTCCTGGCGTTAATTGGTTCCCAGGAAGGCACTGCTCATTTACCCTTAGCCATTTTAAATCCTGGAGATTTTGCCCTCCTCATGGATCCGGGCTATCCCTCCCATGCCGGTGGAGTCTACTTAGCCAGTGGTCAAATTTATGGGATGCCTCTGCGGGAAGAAAACGGATTTTTGCCCGTCTTTGAGGAAATTCCCCAAGGGGTTCTCAACCAAGCGCGGATGATGGTTCTGAGCTATCCCCACAACCCCACTACCGCCATTGCTCCCCTGTCGTTTTTCCAAGAAGCAGTCGCCTTTTGTCAGCAGCATCAGTTAGTCCTAATTCACGATTTTCCCTACGCTGACTTAGTATTTGATGCTCAGATTTCCGTCCCTTCTGTCTTGCAAGCGGACCCGGAAAAAACTGTTTCTATCGAGTTTTTTACCTTGTCCAAATCCTATAATATGGGCGGATTACGGGTAGGGTATGCCATTGGCAATCCCGAACTGATTAAAGCCCTGCGGCAAGTTAAGGCAGCAGTGGATTTCAACCAATATCAGGGCATTCTCAACGGAGCGATCGCCGCCCTCACGGGACCCCAAGACACCGTAGGCGAAATGACTAGCATCTTCCGCAACCGTCGGGATGCTTTCGTTAACGCCCTCCATCGTATCGGCTGGCAAGTGCCCATGCCCGAGTCTACCATGTATGTTTGGGCCAAACTCCCCGAACAGTGGGCCAACAATTCCATCGGCTTTTGCACCCAGATGGTGGAAAAAACCGGCATAGCCGCTTCTCCCGGTTCTGGATTTGGCAAAATGGGTCAAGGGTATGTGCGTTTTGCCTTAGTTTGGGATCCGCCGGTGTTAGAAGAAGCGGTGGAACGAATTGCCCAGTTTTTGAATTCATAATTTTACCCAGTCCCCTAGTCCCACAGAATAACCGATGAGAGAGTCTCATCGGTTATTTTTTACAAAAGCCACACCGGGAAAAGATTTGAGTAAAACTGCTGCCCTGAAACGAGGCAAGTTTAGCAAGTCTTTACAGAAACTTTACGAGATTCCATCATAACTTTATGGAAGGTGAGAGGGGTCGCGGATAAGATAAGGACAGATAGACAGAAATCCTATTGTGATTACTTAACCTTAAAAGTTGAGACTCTCTCAGATATAAAGGGCGGCAAACCGACCCAATCCGGAGCCAGTGTATTGACTGGAAAACTTCCTAAAAAGCGCGCCTTTAAAGTGATGGCGATCGCACCATCCCGGGAAACCCCGAGATTTAATGAGACATCCGCAATACCAAGCGGATTCCCCAACCTAAACCCACTTGCACATTCTTGAGGAGACCCCCACCATGACCGGACTTGTAAAAAAACTCGCGATCGCCACTTCCGTTGCTGTGGGTATGACTGCGATCGGTAGCGCCCCCGCCTTTGCCGGGACTTTAACAAATCCCCAATTTGGTGGAACGGCTGCCAGCGACTACTTATCATACTGCTCCAATGGCAGTAGCACATACGCTGGACCCACCTGCACGGATTCCTTATCCACTATTCTCTCTGGCAATAGCAGCGCCCCAGGTGGCAACATCGAATTAGCCGCCAGCAGCGAACAAGGTGGGTTTGATTTTACCAAAAACACCGCATTAACGGGCAAAATTGGTGGCAAAGATATCGTCATCAGCAGCTTAACCCAATCCGACTGGATGAGTGTTCTGGGCAATGGCAAAACCTTACTGTCTCAATGGTTAGACGATGCCTTTTTAGCGCACAGTATATCCAGTGAGTTCAAACCATTCGTTCAGCAGGCTTTTCTCGCAAATAATGGAATGCAGCGCTTCAGTGACCCCAATATTTCCTATGTTAATCAGGATAACGCCACTGGGGAAATCAGTATTGGACTAGCAGGACACTTCAATGCTTCTAATATGTTGAAAGAGGCGCTGGGAAACCATCCCCTGTTGTCCTTATTTGTACCCAACGAGGTAAAAGCCAGCGAACTGGTTAAAGTGATCTATGACAATGGCCCCGCTAAATTTCTATATAGCTTCACTGCCACCGATGCGCTTCAAGCCAACAAGCACGGCGTCGGTGCAGATGGGGTATCTCATAATGGGAACTATGAAGTTAAACTAGCAGGGGTCCCAGTCACCTCAGTTCCCGAACCCTCCACCATGCTTGCTTTAATGGCAGTGGGCGGTCTAGTTGCCACCTCCAAGCGTAAATCCGCCAAAAACGCATAAGTTGGCTGATGGTATAAGTTTGACACATCCGTAGAAAAAGGAAGCCTCAAGGCTTCCTTTTTTTTATCCAAAACATCAGGCAAAGGATAAAGGGGAAGTTTCCCTCGTTCTTAGTAACGACTTTAGTCCTTCTCGGGTAACAACCTTAGTGATTATCCCCCTTACAAACTAGCCTGCAACTTATCCAATAAGCCCTCGATATAATCTAAGGCACTGGCGATCGTCTGGGGATTTTCGATATCCACATCTACATACTTCCGCAACGCCTCCACCTGATTCATACTCCCACCGGCAGCCAATAACTCCAGATACCCGGGAATAAAATCTTTACCTGTTTCGAGATACTTTTGATAACAGGCTAAACTCACAATATTGGAAGCAGCGTACTGATAGCAATAAAAAGGCTTAAAGAAAATATGCCCAATCCGCGCCCAATCATACTGGTGTTCCGGTAATAATTCTACCGCATTGCCACAGAGATTGCGATACAACTCCATCCACTTGTCATTGATGAACTTGGCATCAAAACTGCCTTCTTTGGCGCGATCGTGAATCGCCAATTCCAAACGACTAATCGTACTTTGCCGAAATAGTAAATTGAACTGGTCCTCCAACTGTCGCGTCAGCAACGACTTCATCAGCGCCTTATTATCTGCGGCAGTTTTCAGCAGGTAATCCAGCAACAGCAATTCATTAAAAGTCGAAGCAATCTCTGCTAAAACCAAAGGCGGATTGCTATTATAATAGGACTGAGCATCATCAATCCAAGCAAAATGTAAACCATGACCCATTTCATGAGCCAGGGTAAACAAAGAATTGTAATCGTCCGTGTAAGAGAGCAATAAATAACTATGTTTACCGTGAGAATAGGCACAAAATGCCCCACCCCGTTTGCCCGGACGAACCTTGGCATCAATCCAATTTTTCAGGAAAAACTCTTCTGCAC includes:
- a CDS encoding zinc-dependent metalloprotease, which produces MSKAKRLLILFLAFFILPVTFGLFSGQANSQMPEPRYYSQNIPVPTPDEWEDKNGDNEDAENSEESEEDDSDSLQKFDEVVKDAENLPGLFTLYHNKKTGKVYLEIQPEQLDTNFLAVMTLASGIGEGGLFRGMPLQDFLFFFKRVNKNIHFGVRNVYFRASPGDPVERSLNRSFSDSVLASLPIESIHPDRESLLIDLNKLLIDRQDITGLTSILPWLLGTAYSRDSDKSYFGRVQTFPSNVEIESVYGFSGGDDLFSTVQSLPDSRGFSLNVNYSLSALPVNNGFRPRLADNRVGYFITAYQDLSNDRSREPFQRYINRWHLEKENPDAPLSPPKQPIVFWIENNVPVEYRDALREGIEVWNQAFEKAGFSNAIEARQMPDNAEWDPSDVRYNTIRWSSSFESWFAGVGPSRVNPLTGEILDADILIDGNIVRSIKNEYRTLVQQQPNASEMTFLGKMLQGTPCFPGMSSNSGMGNSEGMMGNSGPSVQQPPQVHSFVRKMMERYDLCYGMEAPQQLAIGAMGLSMLHNAFPSGEEMTNYINQYLTFLTAHEVGHTLGLRHNFHGSTMLSPEELHNTAITRTEGMVASVMDYVPVNLAPSDQKQGDFFPMLVGPYDEWAIEYGYKPLPGMLPQQEQRELQRIAAESSTNPDLAYAPDEDSMDILNPAANMFDLSGDMLQYSEWQLENAREMWERLDTRYPVSGESFTEVRQMFDTVFSYYFRQAMNATLYIGGQWFNRNHADANGRLPFEPVSVEKQRQSLALLQKYIFDETALRFPPQLLNKLAPDRWYHWGAVPVVYPLDYPIHQRINLLQRVVLRELFSYPRLIRLQDLELKTEPGQALTMQELFDTLEGGIWTEVIDSPDDLNVISSVRRSLQREHLGMLIGMVLRSTSVPDEARTLARYNLRQLQGEVDNTLKRRGRHLDTASKAHLEETRDRIDKTLEAQFQSG
- the hslO gene encoding Hsp33 family molecular chaperone HslO, whose product is MVDQLIRATAADGGIRAVGVITTRLTEEARQRHGLSYVATAALGRTLSSGLLLASSMKRPGSRVNIRVKGNGPLGGILVDAGLDGTVRGYVENPEIELPPNAIGKLDVGGAVGNDGYLYIVRDVGYGYPYSSTVELVSGEIGDDIAHYLVTSEQTPSALVVGVFVEAAGVQASGGILLQVMPKAATDDELVALLESRVASLSGFTPLLQAGKTLPDIFEQLLGDMGLNILPERQLVRFHCGCSHQRMLGALKLLGEEELLDMIEKDDGAEAICHFCGEVYTASRDQLTELIGTLQAES
- a CDS encoding thioredoxin family protein, producing the protein MSSIIKVTDTEFGTEVEQATTPVLAYFWASWCGPCRLVSPYIDWAASEYGDRLKVLKLEVDPNPESVKKCGVEGVPAIRVFKDGAIVESFEGAITKQALATLIDAHL
- a CDS encoding LL-diaminopimelate aminotransferase; this encodes MQFANRLEPLRSNVFADMDNAKAKAKAAGLKVIDLSLGSSDLPPAPHIIEAIASSLPDRNSHGYVLFHRTQAFREAAARWYHQRYGIAVDPQTEVLALIGSQEGTAHLPLAILNPGDFALLMDPGYPSHAGGVYLASGQIYGMPLREENGFLPVFEEIPQGVLNQARMMVLSYPHNPTTAIAPLSFFQEAVAFCQQHQLVLIHDFPYADLVFDAQISVPSVLQADPEKTVSIEFFTLSKSYNMGGLRVGYAIGNPELIKALRQVKAAVDFNQYQGILNGAIAALTGPQDTVGEMTSIFRNRRDAFVNALHRIGWQVPMPESTMYVWAKLPEQWANNSIGFCTQMVEKTGIAASPGSGFGKMGQGYVRFALVWDPPVLEEAVERIAQFLNS
- a CDS encoding NF038130 family PEP-CTERM protein, which produces MTGLVKKLAIATSVAVGMTAIGSAPAFAGTLTNPQFGGTAASDYLSYCSNGSSTYAGPTCTDSLSTILSGNSSAPGGNIELAASSEQGGFDFTKNTALTGKIGGKDIVISSLTQSDWMSVLGNGKTLLSQWLDDAFLAHSISSEFKPFVQQAFLANNGMQRFSDPNISYVNQDNATGEISIGLAGHFNASNMLKEALGNHPLLSLFVPNEVKASELVKVIYDNGPAKFLYSFTATDALQANKHGVGADGVSHNGNYEVKLAGVPVTSVPEPSTMLALMAVGGLVATSKRKSAKNA